One region of Mycolicibacterium insubricum genomic DNA includes:
- the prfB gene encoding peptide chain release factor 2 produces the protein MDPDLALEIAALDTTLTTVERVLDVDALRANITTLEAQASDPNLWDDQAHAQQVTSALSHAQGELRRVEELRGRLDDLPVLFELAAEESGADAENARAEAAAELASLREDIEAMEVRTLLSGEYDSREAVVTIRSGAGGVDAADWAEMLMRMYIRWAEQHKYPVEVFDTSYAEEAGIKSATFAVHAPYAYGTLSVEQGTHRLVRISPFDNQSRRQTSFADVEVLPVVETTDHIEIPEGDLRVDVYRSSGPGGQSVNTTDSAVRLTHIPTGIVVTCQNEKSQLQNKVSAMRVLQAKLLERKRQEERAELDALKGDGGSSWGNQMRSYVLHPYQMVKDLRTEYEVGNPSVVLDGDIDGFLEAGIRWRNRKDD, from the coding sequence GTGGACCCCGACCTCGCGCTCGAAATTGCCGCCCTCGACACCACATTGACCACGGTGGAGCGGGTGCTCGACGTCGACGCCCTGCGGGCGAACATCACCACCCTGGAAGCCCAGGCCTCGGACCCGAACCTGTGGGACGACCAGGCCCACGCCCAGCAGGTGACCTCGGCGCTGTCGCACGCCCAGGGCGAGCTGCGCCGCGTCGAGGAACTCCGCGGCCGGCTCGACGACCTGCCGGTGCTGTTCGAACTGGCCGCCGAGGAATCCGGCGCCGACGCCGAGAACGCGCGCGCCGAGGCGGCCGCCGAGTTGGCGTCGCTGCGCGAGGACATCGAGGCGATGGAAGTCCGCACCCTGCTGTCGGGGGAGTACGACTCGCGCGAGGCCGTCGTCACCATCCGCTCCGGCGCCGGCGGCGTGGACGCCGCGGACTGGGCCGAGATGCTGATGCGGATGTACATCCGCTGGGCTGAGCAGCACAAGTACCCGGTCGAGGTGTTCGACACGTCCTACGCCGAGGAGGCGGGAATCAAGAGCGCGACGTTCGCCGTGCACGCGCCGTACGCCTACGGCACGCTGTCGGTGGAACAGGGAACCCACCGGCTGGTGCGGATCAGCCCGTTCGACAACCAGAGCCGCCGCCAGACCTCCTTCGCCGACGTCGAGGTGCTGCCGGTGGTGGAGACCACCGACCACATCGAGATCCCCGAGGGCGACCTGCGCGTCGACGTGTACCGGTCCTCGGGCCCGGGCGGACAGTCGGTCAACACCACCGACTCGGCGGTCCGGCTCACGCACATCCCCACCGGCATCGTGGTGACCTGCCAGAACGAGAAATCGCAGCTGCAGAACAAGGTGTCGGCGATGCGGGTGCTGCAGGCCAAGCTGCTGGAACGCAAACGTCAGGAGGAGCGCGCCGAGCTGGACGCGCTCAAGGGCGACGGCGGCAGCTCCTGGGGCAACCAGATGCGCTCCTACGTGCTGCACCCGTACCAGATGGTCAAGGACCTGCGCACCGAATACGAGGTGGGCAACCCGAGCGTGGTCCTCGACGGCGATATCGACGGATTCCTGGAGGCCGGCATCCGCTGGCGCAACCGCAAAGATGACTGA
- a CDS encoding FAD-dependent oxidoreductase, whose amino-acid sequence MRAYHVAIVGSGPSGFFAAAALLQAAKTSDEFDVHVDMLEMLPTPWGLVRSGVAPDHPKIKSIAKQFEKTAANPRFRYFGNITVGERADGAQVSAEELAQRYDAVVYAIGAQADRPLGIPGEDLPGSLAAVDFVGWYNAHPHFRELDPDLAGSRAVVIGNGNVAIDVARILVSDRDELARTDIADHALAALAGRGVTEVVIVGRRGPLQAAFTTLELRELAELTSMRDVDVIVDPADLAAISDEDAAAAGHTVKLNIDVLRHIAETPPAGRARRIVFRFATSPIEIRGANRVESIVLGRNELVAGADGRVAARDTGEREDLAAQLVVRAVGYRGRPVPGLPFDERAGIIPNLDGRVTGSRNEYVVGWIKRGPSGVIGHNKRDSGEVADLVLADLAAADAGGSAADRDAELASWLAQRQPALVTSAHWELIDAHERGAGEPTGRPRVKLTRIEDLLAVAHG is encoded by the coding sequence ATGCGCGCCTATCACGTCGCCATTGTCGGTTCCGGGCCTTCCGGTTTCTTCGCGGCGGCGGCGCTGCTGCAGGCGGCCAAGACCTCCGACGAGTTCGACGTGCACGTCGACATGCTGGAGATGCTGCCGACTCCGTGGGGTCTGGTCCGCTCGGGTGTGGCACCGGATCACCCGAAGATCAAGTCGATCGCCAAGCAATTCGAGAAGACCGCCGCCAACCCGCGGTTCCGGTACTTCGGCAATATCACCGTCGGGGAGCGCGCCGACGGGGCGCAGGTGTCCGCCGAGGAGCTGGCGCAGCGTTACGACGCGGTGGTCTACGCCATCGGCGCCCAGGCCGACCGGCCGCTGGGCATTCCCGGTGAGGATCTGCCGGGCAGCCTGGCCGCGGTGGATTTCGTCGGCTGGTACAACGCGCACCCGCATTTCCGCGAGCTCGATCCCGATCTGGCCGGGAGCCGCGCGGTGGTGATCGGCAACGGCAACGTCGCCATCGACGTCGCCCGCATCCTGGTCTCCGACCGCGACGAGCTGGCCCGCACCGACATCGCCGACCACGCGCTGGCGGCGCTGGCCGGCCGCGGGGTGACCGAGGTGGTGATCGTGGGCCGGCGCGGGCCGCTGCAGGCCGCCTTCACCACCCTCGAGCTGCGCGAGCTGGCCGAGCTGACCTCGATGCGCGACGTCGACGTGATCGTCGACCCCGCCGACCTGGCCGCCATCTCCGACGAGGATGCCGCCGCGGCCGGGCACACCGTCAAACTCAACATCGACGTGTTGCGCCACATCGCCGAGACGCCGCCGGCAGGGCGGGCCCGGCGCATCGTGTTCCGGTTCGCCACCTCGCCCATCGAGATCCGCGGCGCGAACCGGGTGGAGTCCATCGTGCTGGGCCGCAACGAGCTGGTGGCCGGCGCCGACGGGCGGGTGGCCGCCCGCGACACCGGTGAGCGCGAGGACCTGGCCGCCCAGCTGGTGGTGCGGGCGGTCGGCTACCGCGGCCGGCCGGTCCCGGGCCTGCCGTTCGACGAGCGCGCGGGGATCATCCCCAACCTCGACGGCCGGGTGACCGGCAGTCGCAACGAGTACGTCGTGGGCTGGATCAAGCGCGGCCCGTCGGGGGTGATCGGGCACAACAAGCGCGATTCCGGTGAGGTGGCCGATCTGGTGCTGGCCGATCTCGCCGCCGCCGACGCGGGTGGTTCGGCCGCCGACCGTGACGCCGAACTGGCGTCCTGGCTCGCACAGCGCCAGCCGGCGCTGGTAACCAGCGCACACTGGGAGCTCATCGACGCCCACGAGCGCGGCGCGGGTGAGCCCACCGGGCGCCCGCGGGTGAAGCTGACCCGGATCGAGGACCTGCTGGCCGTCGCCCACGGGTGA
- a CDS encoding mechanosensitive ion channel family protein → MTDLHALTGHAVDFKASWHGFWTGQIGVWILTNGLRIVMLVLGAMLAARLINWTAGWISRRIDAGFRESDALVRSERTKHRQAVASVISWCSIALLCVLVFMKLTDILSIPVSSLVAPAAVLGAALGFGAQRIVQDLLAGFFIITEKQYGFGDLVQLSVQGSNVDALGTVEDVTLRITKLRTADGEMSTVPNGQIVKSLNLSKDWARAVVDVPVPTSVDLNTVNDVLRQVCDEAVDDPQLKDLLLDKPQLMGVESIHIDNVNVRLVARTLPGRQFEVGRRLRVLIVAKLAGAGIATAGEPPTVGAIVHPATEVGAESAQGPEVSS, encoded by the coding sequence ATGACTGACCTGCACGCACTGACCGGGCACGCGGTCGATTTCAAGGCGTCCTGGCACGGGTTCTGGACCGGCCAGATCGGCGTCTGGATCCTGACCAACGGGCTGCGAATCGTCATGCTGGTGCTGGGCGCGATGCTGGCGGCCCGGCTGATCAACTGGACCGCCGGGTGGATCAGCCGCCGCATCGACGCCGGGTTCCGGGAAAGCGATGCGCTGGTCCGGTCGGAGCGCACCAAACACCGTCAGGCCGTCGCCTCGGTGATCTCCTGGTGTTCCATCGCGCTGCTGTGCGTGCTGGTCTTCATGAAGCTGACCGACATCCTGTCGATCCCGGTCAGCTCGCTGGTGGCGCCGGCGGCCGTGCTCGGCGCGGCGCTGGGCTTCGGGGCGCAGCGCATCGTGCAGGACCTGCTGGCCGGCTTCTTCATCATCACCGAGAAGCAGTATGGCTTCGGTGATCTGGTGCAGCTGTCGGTGCAGGGCTCCAACGTCGACGCGCTGGGCACCGTGGAGGACGTCACCCTGCGGATCACCAAACTGCGCACCGCCGACGGCGAGATGTCCACCGTGCCCAACGGTCAGATCGTCAAATCGCTGAACCTGTCCAAGGATTGGGCCCGCGCCGTCGTCGACGTGCCGGTGCCCACCTCGGTGGACCTCAACACCGTCAACGACGTGCTGCGCCAGGTGTGCGACGAGGCCGTCGACGATCCCCAGCTCAAGGACCTGCTGCTGGACAAGCCGCAGCTGATGGGAGTGGAGAGCATCCACATCGACAACGTCAACGTGCGGTTGGTCGCGCGGACCCTGCCCGGCCGGCAGTTCGAGGTCGGCCGGCGTCTGCGAGTGCTGATCGTGGCGAAGCTGGCCGGCGCCGGTATCGCGACGGCGGGGGAACCCCCGACCGTCGGCGCGATCGTGCACCCGGCCACCGAGGTCGGCGCCGAGAGCGCCCAGGGCCCGGAGGTGTCGTCGTGA
- the ftsE gene encoding cell division ATP-binding protein FtsE gives MITLDHVTKQYKRSTRPALDDVSLKIDKGEFVFLIGPSGSGKSSFMRLLLAEERPNRGDIQVSKFHVNKLHGRHISALRQVVGCVFQDFRLLQQKTVTENVAFALEVIGKKPDTINRVVPEVLEMVGLSGKADRLPSELSGGEQQRVAIARAFVNRPLVLLADEPTGNLDPETSKDIMDLLERINRTGTTVVMATHDHHIVDAMRQRVVELSLGKLVRDEQSGVYGMDR, from the coding sequence ATGATCACCCTCGACCATGTGACCAAGCAGTACAAGAGGTCGACGCGTCCAGCGCTGGACGACGTCAGCCTCAAGATCGACAAGGGTGAGTTCGTCTTCCTGATCGGGCCGTCCGGCTCGGGCAAGTCCAGTTTCATGCGGCTGCTGCTGGCCGAGGAGCGGCCCAACCGCGGCGACATCCAGGTGTCGAAGTTCCACGTCAACAAGCTGCACGGCCGGCACATCTCGGCGCTGCGGCAGGTCGTCGGCTGCGTGTTCCAGGATTTCCGGCTGCTGCAGCAGAAGACGGTGACCGAGAACGTCGCCTTCGCGCTGGAGGTGATCGGCAAGAAGCCCGACACCATCAACCGGGTGGTGCCCGAGGTGCTGGAGATGGTCGGACTGTCCGGCAAGGCCGACCGGCTGCCCAGCGAGCTCTCCGGTGGTGAGCAGCAGCGGGTGGCGATCGCCCGGGCGTTCGTCAACCGGCCGCTGGTGCTGCTGGCCGACGAGCCGACCGGCAACCTCGACCCGGAGACCAGCAAGGACATCATGGATCTGCTGGAGCGGATCAACCGCACCGGCACCACGGTGGTGATGGCCACCCACGACCACCACATCGTCGACGCCATGCGGCAGCGGGTGGTGGAACTCTCGCTCGGCAAGCTGGTGCGTGATGAGCAGAGCGGCGTCTACGGAATGGATCGTTAA
- a CDS encoding tyrosine-type recombinase/integrase: MTTLPWSSVVQALDRQDIPDGLPFIVDDDGSLTGCDRLNTYLLTAWRQRAYDLDSLRSFHAYHLARLLRFVRQRRGGELVDLTATTTEDLTAYRDARQQEVLDSTLATEFGCFSSFFYYAAQIGWMEKDPIPRWGRNNRNTLISHKHRERRARFLKAAQTKHFLEVGLRGDGSDPAGAPAYPERDYVYGLLLATTGLRREECALLLDAEVPAPETMGSESIQVFDRLGKKQVVRSIYITAQVAHATDLYRRTERHRVVKAAQRSLRAKIRDGSLLVVDDLIERRGKLYVAIGSQRIPLVRFTNKDRAKAVRLLDDGTIDPLALFVSRSGLPPGLERWNQLFADARERVRHSGHRDQPPRHVHVTPHTMRHSYAVRMLAALMKEGRQRAGDAYLLLANPVLTVKELLGHASVQTTMHYLHAAGTWTEDVPAALAGTAADVVGHTDDDPGPDPETIEDDWDEPDVGPDAGDVQ, from the coding sequence GTGACAACGCTCCCATGGTCGTCGGTTGTGCAGGCGCTCGACCGGCAGGACATCCCGGACGGCCTTCCGTTCATCGTCGATGACGACGGCTCACTGACCGGCTGCGACCGACTCAACACCTACCTGCTGACCGCATGGCGTCAACGCGCCTACGACCTCGACAGCCTGCGGAGCTTTCACGCCTACCATCTCGCTCGGTTGCTGCGGTTCGTACGCCAGCGCCGCGGCGGGGAATTGGTGGACCTCACCGCCACCACGACTGAGGATCTGACCGCTTACCGGGATGCCCGCCAGCAGGAAGTCCTGGACAGCACGCTGGCTACCGAATTTGGCTGCTTCTCCTCGTTCTTCTACTACGCCGCCCAGATCGGCTGGATGGAGAAAGACCCGATCCCGCGCTGGGGCCGCAACAACCGCAACACTCTCATTTCCCACAAACATCGCGAGCGTAGAGCGCGATTCCTCAAGGCGGCCCAGACCAAGCACTTCCTCGAGGTCGGCCTGCGCGGTGACGGCTCCGACCCCGCGGGTGCGCCCGCCTACCCCGAACGCGACTACGTGTACGGGCTGCTACTGGCAACCACCGGCCTCCGACGCGAGGAGTGCGCGCTTCTCCTCGACGCCGAGGTTCCGGCCCCCGAAACGATGGGATCCGAGTCCATCCAGGTCTTCGACCGGCTCGGCAAGAAGCAGGTGGTCCGATCCATCTACATCACCGCACAGGTAGCCCACGCCACCGACCTCTACCGCCGGACGGAACGGCACCGCGTCGTAAAGGCGGCCCAACGCAGCCTCCGCGCCAAGATTCGTGACGGCTCTCTGCTGGTGGTCGACGACCTAATCGAGCGGCGGGGAAAGCTCTACGTCGCCATCGGATCCCAGCGCATTCCACTGGTCCGGTTCACCAACAAGGACCGGGCCAAAGCCGTCCGGCTCCTCGATGACGGCACCATCGACCCACTCGCGTTGTTCGTATCCCGCAGCGGACTCCCACCCGGACTCGAACGCTGGAACCAACTCTTCGCCGACGCTCGCGAACGAGTCCGCCACTCCGGCCACCGAGACCAGCCGCCCCGCCACGTTCACGTCACACCTCACACGATGCGACATTCTTACGCGGTCCGGATGCTGGCCGCGCTCATGAAGGAAGGACGACAGCGCGCCGGAGACGCCTACCTGCTGCTGGCAAACCCCGTACTGACCGTCAAGGAACTCCTCGGCCACGCCAGCGTCCAGACCACCATGCACTACCTCCACGCCGCAGGCACATGGACCGAAGACGTTCCGGCCGCCCTCGCGGGAACCGCAGCCGACGTCGTAGGACATACCGATGACGACCCCGGCCCCGACCCCGAGACCATCGAGGACGACTGGGATGAGCCCGACGTTGGCCCCGATGCCGGAGACGTTCAGTGA
- the ftsX gene encoding permease-like cell division protein FtsX — MRFGFLVNEVLTGLRRNITMTIAMILTTAISLGLFGAGLLIVRLADHTREMYLDRVSSQVFLTPELSASDPGCDGDVCKAIREAIHARPEFKGEVFVDSKEAGAEALKRNPQFKGLASETVFPSSFRVKLADPTKHKDFDEAMAAQNGVARVMNELTLLDRLFSVLGAISSVAFVIALVQAVGAVLLIANMVQVAAYTRRTEIGIMRLVGASRWYTQLPFLLEAVLAATVGVILAIIGLIVVRAAFLDRVLNQFSSLFARVDYLDVLYISPILLAVGASMAALTAYVTLRLYVRR; from the coding sequence GTGCGTTTCGGGTTTCTAGTCAACGAGGTCCTGACGGGCCTGCGCCGCAACATCACGATGACCATCGCGATGATCCTGACGACGGCGATCTCCCTCGGCCTGTTCGGCGCCGGTCTGCTGATCGTCCGGCTGGCCGACCACACCCGCGAGATGTACCTGGACCGGGTGTCCTCCCAGGTGTTCTTGACCCCGGAGCTCAGCGCCAGCGACCCCGGCTGCGACGGGGACGTGTGCAAGGCCATCCGGGAGGCCATCCACGCGCGTCCGGAGTTCAAGGGCGAGGTGTTCGTCGACAGCAAGGAGGCCGGTGCGGAGGCGCTCAAGCGCAACCCGCAGTTCAAGGGCCTGGCCAGCGAGACGGTGTTCCCGTCGTCGTTCCGGGTCAAGCTGGCCGATCCGACCAAGCACAAGGACTTCGACGAGGCGATGGCCGCCCAGAACGGCGTCGCGCGGGTGATGAACGAGCTGACGCTGCTGGACCGGCTGTTCTCGGTGCTGGGCGCCATCTCCAGTGTCGCCTTCGTGATCGCGCTGGTGCAGGCCGTCGGCGCGGTGCTGCTGATCGCCAACATGGTGCAGGTCGCCGCCTACACCCGGCGCACCGAGATCGGCATCATGCGGTTGGTAGGCGCCAGCCGCTGGTACACCCAACTGCCGTTCCTGCTGGAGGCGGTGCTGGCGGCCACCGTCGGTGTCATCCTGGCGATCATCGGCCTGATCGTGGTGCGGGCGGCGTTCCTGGACCGGGTGCTCAACCAGTTCTCCAGCCTGTTCGCCCGGGTCGACTACCTCGACGTCCTCTATATCTCGCCGATCCTGCTGGCCGTCGGTGCGTCGATGGCGGCGCTGACGGCGTATGTGACGCTGCGCCTGTACGTGCGAAGGTAG
- a CDS encoding LLM class flavin-dependent oxidoreductase translates to MEFGLHALGVGAGAERTVIDAVAAAAERTGFATLWAGDGPQATGVALDAADITWLDPFVALSFAAAATNTIELATAIQPLPERNPAVVAKQADSLNRLSGGRLLLGLEIQGAGPEATDDRRNFRAGNYADAMRELWDAATAAGNAGLRMHPPRRRAPVLFGGVDDRDLRRVVTCGDGWYGFALGDVEEAARCTSTLRRMCRKAGREFGDLRLVVSLRDPEPDDATRLADIGVDQQVLITTPPADPIAAESWVADLARRWLGARI, encoded by the coding sequence GTGGAGTTCGGACTGCATGCACTCGGCGTCGGCGCCGGCGCCGAGCGCACGGTGATCGACGCCGTCGCTGCGGCCGCCGAGCGCACCGGATTCGCCACCCTGTGGGCCGGCGACGGCCCCCAGGCCACCGGGGTGGCCCTCGATGCCGCCGATATCACCTGGCTGGACCCGTTCGTCGCGCTGAGCTTCGCCGCGGCGGCCACCAACACCATCGAGCTGGCCACCGCAATCCAGCCGCTGCCCGAACGCAACCCGGCCGTCGTCGCCAAGCAGGCCGACTCGCTCAACCGGCTCTCCGGGGGCCGTCTGCTGCTCGGCCTGGAGATCCAGGGGGCCGGGCCCGAGGCCACCGACGACCGGCGGAACTTCCGGGCCGGCAACTACGCCGACGCGATGCGGGAGCTGTGGGACGCAGCAACGGCGGCGGGAAACGCGGGCCTGCGGATGCATCCGCCCCGGCGACGTGCCCCGGTGCTGTTCGGCGGTGTCGACGACCGCGACCTGCGCCGGGTGGTGACCTGCGGTGACGGCTGGTACGGCTTCGCTCTCGGCGATGTCGAGGAGGCCGCCCGGTGCACCTCGACGCTGCGCCGGATGTGCCGCAAGGCCGGCCGGGAGTTCGGTGACCTGCGCCTGGTGGTGTCGCTGCGCGATCCCGAGCCCGACGACGCCACCCGGCTGGCGGACATCGGGGTGGACCAGCAGGTGCTGATCACCACCCCGCCGGCCGACCCGATCGCCGCCGAATCCTGGGTGGCCGACCTGGCGCGGCGCTGGCTGGGCGCGCGAATTTAG
- the smpB gene encoding SsrA-binding protein SmpB → MRKAAAAKAGDRSGGRRVVATNRKARHDYTVLDIYEAGVVLQGTEVKALREGQASLADAFATVDDGEIWLRNLHIPEYHLGTWTNHAPRRNRKLLLHRKQIDALTGKIRDGNLTLVPLSLYFSDGRVKVELALARGKQAHDKRQTLAKRDSEREISREMGRRAKGKL, encoded by the coding sequence CTGCGCAAGGCCGCGGCCGCCAAGGCCGGCGACCGCAGCGGTGGACGGCGGGTGGTGGCCACCAACCGCAAGGCCCGCCACGACTACACCGTGCTGGACATCTACGAGGCCGGGGTGGTGCTGCAGGGCACCGAGGTGAAGGCGTTGCGGGAGGGTCAGGCGTCGCTGGCGGACGCGTTCGCCACCGTCGACGACGGCGAGATCTGGCTGCGCAACCTGCACATCCCCGAGTACCACCTGGGCACCTGGACCAACCACGCGCCGCGGCGCAACCGGAAACTGCTGCTGCACCGCAAGCAGATCGACGCGCTGACCGGAAAGATCCGCGACGGCAACCTGACCCTGGTGCCGCTGTCGCTGTACTTCTCCGACGGCCGGGTGAAGGTCGAGCTGGCGCTGGCCCGCGGCAAGCAGGCGCACGATAAACGGCAGACGCTGGCCAAGCGGGATTCGGAGCGTGAGATCTCCCGCGAGATGGGCCGCCGGGCCAAGGGCAAGCTCTAA
- a CDS encoding DUF1254 domain-containing protein yields the protein MRFGKAMAIGIAAAVVAAIAGCGGKSEAPTGSSAVTPQEMRTIAKEAYVYGFPMVDMYRIENAYAVSKDSGQYLGDWNQIHSIARVFTPADTTVQTPNSDTPYSFLATDLRTEPLVLTVPPIEQGRYFSLQFIDSYTYVYDLIGSRTTGNGGGTYLLAGPGWQGEKPAGVDKVIRTDTDFGLVLYRTQLFNPADLDNVKKIQAQYKVEPLSTFQKAPAPAPAPAVDFITPLTPDEEKTSLDFFKVLGFTLKYAPVKPEEKELRDRFAKIGIGPDGDFDLATLSDEQRNAIEGGMADAWAELHTFQTEQMQTGKVTSGQLFGSAEQLGGNYLYRFAGAVMGILGLPGAEAMYIPLTNDSAGAKLNGANTYTLTFPAGQLPPVKAFWSVTMYKLPEILLVENPINRYLINSPMLPDLVRNPDGGITLYLQHTSPGPEKESNWLPTPAGDFEMILRTYWPEQAISDGSWTPPKVSKS from the coding sequence ATGAGGTTCGGCAAGGCCATGGCGATTGGTATCGCCGCGGCGGTGGTCGCAGCGATCGCGGGCTGTGGCGGCAAATCCGAAGCGCCCACGGGCAGCTCGGCGGTGACGCCGCAGGAGATGCGCACGATCGCCAAAGAGGCATACGTGTACGGCTTCCCGATGGTGGACATGTACCGCATCGAGAACGCCTACGCGGTCAGCAAGGACAGCGGCCAGTACCTGGGCGACTGGAACCAGATCCACAGCATCGCCCGCGTTTTCACCCCGGCCGACACCACGGTGCAGACACCCAACTCCGATACGCCGTACTCGTTCCTGGCAACCGACCTGCGGACCGAGCCGCTGGTGCTGACGGTGCCGCCGATCGAGCAGGGCCGGTACTTCTCGCTGCAGTTCATCGACAGCTACACCTACGTCTACGACCTAATCGGCAGCCGCACGACCGGCAATGGTGGTGGCACCTACCTGCTGGCCGGCCCCGGCTGGCAGGGCGAGAAACCCGCCGGCGTCGACAAGGTGATCCGCACCGACACTGACTTCGGGCTGGTCCTGTACCGCACGCAGCTGTTCAACCCGGCCGACCTCGACAACGTCAAGAAGATCCAGGCCCAGTACAAGGTCGAGCCGCTCTCGACGTTCCAGAAGGCGCCGGCCCCAGCCCCTGCGCCCGCGGTCGACTTCATCACGCCGCTGACACCGGACGAGGAGAAGACGTCGCTGGACTTCTTCAAGGTCCTGGGCTTCACGCTGAAATACGCACCGGTGAAGCCGGAGGAGAAGGAGCTGCGGGATCGGTTCGCCAAGATCGGGATCGGACCCGACGGGGATTTCGATCTCGCCACGCTCAGCGACGAGCAGCGCAATGCCATCGAGGGCGGCATGGCTGATGCGTGGGCCGAGCTGCACACCTTCCAGACCGAGCAGATGCAGACCGGCAAGGTGACCTCCGGTCAGTTGTTCGGGTCCGCCGAGCAGTTGGGCGGCAACTACCTGTACCGGTTCGCCGGAGCGGTGATGGGCATCCTGGGACTGCCGGGCGCCGAAGCCATGTATATCCCGCTGACCAACGACTCGGCCGGCGCCAAACTCAACGGCGCGAACACCTACACGCTGACCTTCCCCGCTGGGCAGCTCCCGCCGGTGAAGGCGTTCTGGTCGGTCACCATGTACAAACTGCCGGAGATCCTGCTGGTCGAGAACCCGATCAACAGGTACCTGATCAACTCGCCGATGCTGCCGGACCTGGTGCGCAACCCCGACGGCGGGATCACCCTCTACCTGCAGCACACCTCGCCGGGACCGGAGAAGGAATCCAACTGGCTGCCCACCCCGGCCGGCGACTTCGAGATGATCCTGCGGACCTACTGGCCCGAGCAGGCGATCAGCGACGGCAGCTGGACGCCACCGAAGGTATCGAAGAGCTAA
- a CDS encoding AraC family transcriptional regulator, whose product MHLVRGSSLTGFAPLVSTHGGDPDALLASAGIDPADAGNDDRFIPLRSAIAAVEDAATVLDVPDLGLQLAQHQSIDILGPVALAARTTATVAEAFTILDTYMSSHSPGIIARITDHADPALRRFEYDFLLQPSPPQSQAIELALGLTLQVLRLFLGAAYRPVAVHVPHPPLGTDSDYRGYFGCTAHFNDPIAGFTLRAKDLQRPLTHDPLAHRLAMHYLTEAHGQRTRDIADTVRSMVRQLLPTGELTAGLVAHQFGIHPKTLQRRLVAEGTTFPELVDQTRRELAHRLLVGTDLPVSHVSRQLGYAEHSVFTRACKRWFGVTPTAYRNRYHPGGGRLAFCMG is encoded by the coding sequence ATGCATCTGGTCCGTGGATCGTCGCTCACCGGGTTCGCTCCGCTTGTCAGCACTCACGGGGGAGATCCGGACGCGCTGCTGGCGTCGGCCGGGATCGATCCCGCCGACGCGGGAAACGATGACCGCTTCATTCCGCTGCGCAGCGCCATCGCCGCGGTCGAAGACGCGGCCACGGTCCTGGATGTGCCCGACTTAGGACTCCAGCTCGCTCAGCACCAGAGCATCGACATCCTCGGCCCGGTCGCGCTCGCGGCCCGCACCACGGCCACCGTCGCCGAGGCGTTCACCATCCTGGACACCTACATGAGCTCCCACAGCCCCGGTATCATCGCACGCATCACCGACCATGCCGATCCGGCGCTGCGGCGGTTCGAATACGACTTCCTGCTGCAGCCGTCGCCCCCGCAATCCCAGGCGATCGAACTAGCATTGGGCCTCACCCTGCAGGTGCTGCGCCTGTTCCTGGGCGCCGCGTACCGACCCGTCGCCGTGCACGTGCCGCACCCGCCGCTGGGAACCGATTCCGACTACCGCGGCTACTTCGGATGCACAGCCCACTTCAACGATCCGATCGCGGGATTCACCCTGCGCGCCAAGGATTTACAGCGCCCGCTCACCCACGATCCGCTGGCACACCGACTCGCCATGCACTACCTGACAGAAGCCCACGGTCAGCGCACACGCGACATCGCCGACACGGTGCGCAGCATGGTGCGCCAACTGCTACCCACCGGCGAACTCACGGCGGGGTTGGTGGCCCATCAGTTCGGCATCCACCCCAAGACCCTGCAGCGACGCCTCGTCGCGGAAGGGACCACCTTCCCCGAACTGGTCGACCAGACCCGCCGTGAACTGGCCCACCGCCTGCTCGTCGGCACCGACCTACCCGTGTCCCACGTGTCGCGCCAGCTCGGCTACGCCGAGCACAGCGTGTTCACCCGCGCCTGCAAACGCTGGTTCGGGGTGACCCCCACCGCGTACCGGAACCGGTACCATCCCGGTGGGGGACGACTTGCCTTCTGTATGGGGTAG